From the genome of Anabrus simplex isolate iqAnaSimp1 chromosome X, ASM4041472v1, whole genome shotgun sequence, one region includes:
- the LOC137503363 gene encoding uncharacterized protein PF3D7_1120000-like — translation MDLEAKIKEEPGWIEGETTASLKNFEHVSEVIALKEEVKSDLTEPGSTQENSLEENFEHVSEVIALKEEVKSELTEPGSTQENSLEENFEHISEVIALKEEVKSELTESGSIQENSLEVMYIIDKP, via the exons atggacctggaagcaaagatcaaagaggaaccaggctggattgaaggagaaacaacggcatcACTT aaaaatttcgaacatgtatcagaagtgatagccctgaaagaagaagttaaatcagatttaacagagccagggtcgacgcaggaaaactctcttgag gaaaatttcgaacatgtatcagaagtgatagctctgaaagaagaagttaaatcagagttaacagagccagggtcgacgcaggaaaactctcttgag gaaaattttgaacatatatcagaagtgatagctctgaaagaggaagttaaatcagagttaaccgagtcaggttcgatccaggaaaactctcttgaggtaatgtacataattgatAAGCCATAA